In Thermoanaerobaculia bacterium, a genomic segment contains:
- a CDS encoding efflux RND transporter periplasmic adaptor subunit, giving the protein MAVARRHDITIPVLCDGTLEPEPGGERRAPEAASVDQILVRDGARVTAGEVLVRLSAPDLERQAREASGEAEALDVERASAAAEIPSLDVEATRRARAVESDERLLRSGAITAEARDADSAAAAEARSRLASARARLEALAPDRPGSRLALARRSAADLEARVARLVVTAPSAGVVYGLPRKTGERVEAGQVVAAVADPARRRVRARVDEPDLPKIAPGQELTATFDGLPGREWRGKVSAVSSTLRD; this is encoded by the coding sequence GTGGCGGTCGCACGGCGACACGACATCACGATCCCGGTCCTGTGCGACGGGACGCTCGAGCCGGAGCCGGGCGGCGAGCGCCGGGCGCCGGAAGCGGCGTCGGTCGACCAGATTCTCGTCCGGGACGGCGCCCGCGTCACCGCGGGAGAGGTGCTCGTCCGGCTTTCGGCGCCCGATCTCGAACGGCAGGCGCGGGAAGCGAGCGGGGAAGCCGAGGCTCTCGATGTCGAGCGCGCGTCGGCCGCCGCGGAGATTCCTTCCCTCGACGTCGAAGCGACGCGCCGCGCGCGGGCCGTGGAATCCGACGAGCGCCTGCTTCGATCGGGGGCGATCACGGCGGAAGCCCGCGACGCCGATTCGGCGGCCGCCGCGGAGGCCCGGTCGCGGCTGGCTTCCGCGCGCGCCCGGCTCGAGGCTCTCGCTCCCGACCGGCCGGGTTCGCGCCTCGCGCTCGCCCGCCGTTCCGCCGCGGACCTCGAAGCGCGGGTCGCCCGGCTCGTCGTCACGGCGCCGTCGGCGGGGGTCGTCTACGGCCTGCCGCGGAAGACGGGGGAACGCGTCGAGGCGGGACAGGTCGTGGCCGCGGTCGCCGACCCCGCCCGCCGCCGGGTCCGGGCGCGGGTCGACGAGCCCGATCTTCCGAAGATCGCGCCCGGCCAGGAGCTGACCGCGACGTTCGACGGCCTTCCCGGACGGGAGTGGCGGGGCAAGGTCAGCGCCGTCTCTTCGACGCTCCGGGAC